The proteins below come from a single Miscanthus floridulus cultivar M001 chromosome 1, ASM1932011v1, whole genome shotgun sequence genomic window:
- the LOC136453355 gene encoding uncharacterized protein, with protein sequence MESQRTMGVGQADDLGRRWHGRPLQVAGSAVARPTTTVARGGRGMPGAPRGESSSTGAGGTAAAAEAGGGGRQGGARPRRGEGAAREQEPARGPGRSGDGGEARDSLGAAAMALGSLGARARWRGSGRWLGANGGAAVVRARRGAG encoded by the coding sequence ATGGAGTCGCAGCGGACGATGGGCGTGGGTCAAGCCGACGATCTgggccggcggtggcacggccggccGCTGCAGGTGGCGGGGTCGGCGGTGGCGCGACCGACGACaacggtggcgcgcggcgggcgcgggatgcCCGGGGCTCCACGCGGTGAGTCCagctcgacgggcgcgggaggcacggcagccgcggccgaggccggcggtggagggcggcaaggcggggcgaggccaagGCGAGGAGAGGGCGCGGCGCGGGAGCAGGAACCGGCGAGGGGACCGGGGcgcagcggcgacggcggcgaggcgCGGGACAGCCTCGGGGCGGCTGCGATGGCGCTAGGCAGCCTCggggcgcgggcgcggtggcgcggGAGCGGCCGCTGGCTCGGCGCGAACGGTGGGGCAGCGGTGGtgcgggcgcggcgcggcgctggctag